A genomic stretch from Algoriphagus halophilus includes:
- a CDS encoding cold-shock protein — MFTGTVKFYNEAKGFGFIVDDETQSEIFVHATGLIDKVAQNDKVTYDVKDGKKGPNAINVKIA, encoded by the coding sequence ATGTTTACCGGAACAGTAAAATTTTACAACGAAGCCAAGGGTTTCGGATTTATCGTTGATGACGAAACTCAAAGCGAAATCTTCGTTCATGCAACCGGGCTTATCGACAAAGTAGCTCAAAACGACAAAGTGACTTACGATGTCAAGGATGGCAAAAAAGGACCAAACGCAATTAATGTAAAAATCGCTTAA
- a CDS encoding SDR family NAD(P)-dependent oxidoreductase, whose translation MSKSLLIITGHSQGLGRAILDHYLGDQSFQIIAISRTKLEIDSPNLQQISMDLSELDVLERQLPDIFSEVEFDKIILLNNAGWIGQIKPIGNLGPKEMRVQVNLNLLGPMYLTNAFIKRYKETDSEKIVCNISSGAASRAVEGWSGYCSTKAALSMFTLVAAKENKSENFHFYSLAPGIVDTGMQGEIRGSNESDFPEIEKFKAFKEEGKLVSPMEVAEKIAYLFDHTELFKEVIQDVRKFEIS comes from the coding sequence ATGTCAAAATCACTACTCATAATTACAGGCCATAGTCAGGGTTTAGGTCGTGCCATTCTAGATCATTACTTAGGGGATCAGTCCTTTCAGATCATAGCGATTTCTAGGACAAAGTTAGAGATCGATTCACCCAACCTTCAGCAAATCAGTATGGACCTTTCAGAGCTTGACGTGTTAGAAAGGCAATTGCCAGATATTTTTTCTGAAGTGGAATTTGATAAGATTATTCTTTTGAATAATGCGGGCTGGATTGGTCAAATCAAACCAATAGGCAATCTTGGTCCAAAAGAGATGAGGGTACAAGTAAACCTGAATTTATTAGGGCCAATGTATTTGACAAATGCTTTTATCAAGAGGTATAAGGAGACAGATTCAGAAAAGATTGTTTGCAATATTAGCTCAGGAGCTGCAAGCAGGGCAGTGGAAGGTTGGAGTGGCTATTGCAGTACCAAAGCTGCATTATCCATGTTTACACTAGTTGCAGCGAAGGAAAACAAGTCAGAGAATTTTCATTTTTATAGTTTAGCTCCTGGGATCGTTGATACAGGGATGCAAGGAGAAATCAGAGGGTCAAATGAATCAGATTTTCCTGAAATCGAAAAATTCAAAGCCTTTAAAGAAGAAGGTAAGCTGGTTAGCCCAATGGAAGTAGCAGAAAAAATTGCGTATTTATTTGATCACACAGAGCTGTTTAAAGAGGTGATTCAGGATGTTCGAAAGTTTGAAATCAGTTGA
- the lon gene encoding endopeptidase La encodes MFQNLMVGEFAGEGDLIQLITEDENEEQGTESYGEELPILSVRNTVLFPGVVIPITVGRQRSIRLVKKAQKGDKMIGVCAQINPNNDDPSWDDIYQVGTLAKIIKMIVLPDGNTTIIIQGKKRFKIKEQITDDPYFMAKVDYLDENFPKSSKKIKALEESLKDAATRILHLNPEIPREAQVALDNIDNTPFLTHFLSSNINAPVESKQRLLEINDGVDRATLLLEFMMKDIQMLELKSEIQKKVHTDIDQQQRDYFLRQQMKVLQTELGEEGPEKEVEDLRARGALKNWPEEVKKHFEKELDKILRINPSAAEYPIALNYAETMVELPWNEFTQDNFDLKHAKAILDNDHFGLEKVKERIIEYLAVLKLKNDLKGPILCLYGPPGVGKTSLGKSIAAALGRKYVRMSLGGLHDEAEIRGHRKTYVGAMPGKIIQNMKKVKISNPVYVLDEIDKLSSDFRGDPSSAFLEVLDPEQNSTFLDNYLEVEYDLSKVLFIATANSLESIQPALRDRMEIIEVTGYTQEEKVEIAKRHLVPKQRKEHGLKSKQVTFEKAALVKIIEDYTRESGVRGLERAIGKVVRNVAKSIAMEEEYDTKITKEAVRKILGSEIFDKEIYQDNSVAGVVTGLAWTSVGGEILFIESSLSRGKGKLTLSGQLGDVMKESAMTALSYLKSQAENLGIDHRVFDQYDLHIHVPAGAVPKDGPSAGITMLTAMASVYTQRKVKAKVAMTGEISLIGKVMPVGGIKEKILAAKRAGIKEIILCKKNRRDIEEIDAQYVKGIEFHFVERVDEVLEIALLKSKVDRAIKFNFESDK; translated from the coding sequence ATGTTTCAAAATTTAATGGTAGGGGAATTTGCAGGTGAGGGAGATCTTATACAGTTGATCACCGAAGATGAAAATGAGGAGCAGGGAACTGAATCTTATGGGGAGGAACTCCCGATCTTATCCGTTCGAAATACGGTACTCTTTCCCGGCGTGGTAATACCCATTACCGTAGGAAGGCAACGATCTATTCGTTTGGTGAAAAAAGCCCAGAAGGGAGATAAAATGATTGGGGTTTGCGCTCAAATCAATCCAAACAATGATGATCCATCATGGGACGATATTTACCAAGTGGGTACCCTTGCAAAGATCATTAAGATGATAGTACTTCCTGATGGAAATACCACCATTATCATTCAAGGCAAGAAACGATTTAAGATCAAGGAACAGATTACAGATGATCCATACTTCATGGCGAAAGTGGATTACCTGGATGAAAATTTCCCAAAAAGCTCAAAGAAGATCAAAGCATTGGAGGAATCGCTGAAAGATGCGGCAACTCGGATTCTTCATCTCAATCCCGAGATCCCTCGAGAGGCTCAGGTAGCTTTGGATAATATAGACAATACCCCGTTTTTGACTCATTTCCTATCTTCTAATATCAATGCACCTGTTGAATCTAAACAGCGCCTATTGGAAATCAATGATGGGGTAGATAGGGCAACTTTGCTTTTGGAATTTATGATGAAAGACATCCAGATGTTGGAGTTGAAATCAGAAATCCAGAAGAAAGTTCATACAGATATTGATCAGCAGCAGCGGGATTACTTCCTCCGTCAACAGATGAAAGTGCTTCAAACTGAGTTGGGAGAAGAGGGGCCAGAAAAAGAAGTAGAAGATTTACGTGCGAGGGGTGCCTTGAAAAATTGGCCGGAAGAGGTAAAAAAACATTTTGAAAAGGAATTGGATAAAATCCTTAGAATCAACCCTTCTGCAGCAGAATATCCTATTGCACTCAATTATGCTGAGACCATGGTAGAGTTACCTTGGAATGAATTTACCCAAGATAACTTCGACCTCAAACATGCCAAAGCCATTTTGGATAATGATCATTTCGGTCTGGAAAAAGTCAAAGAAAGGATTATTGAATATTTGGCAGTGCTTAAACTGAAGAATGATTTAAAAGGACCCATCTTATGTTTATATGGCCCTCCAGGAGTTGGTAAAACTTCTTTAGGGAAATCCATTGCGGCGGCATTGGGAAGAAAATACGTTAGAATGTCTCTAGGAGGTCTTCATGATGAGGCTGAAATCAGAGGACATAGAAAAACATATGTTGGAGCGATGCCTGGTAAGATCATCCAAAATATGAAGAAGGTGAAAATTTCTAATCCGGTTTATGTGCTGGATGAAATTGACAAACTGTCTTCAGACTTCAGAGGAGACCCTTCTTCAGCATTTCTGGAGGTGTTAGATCCAGAGCAAAATAGTACCTTCTTAGATAACTATCTGGAAGTAGAATATGACTTGAGTAAAGTGTTATTCATAGCTACGGCTAATTCCTTGGAAAGTATTCAACCTGCCTTGAGAGACCGGATGGAGATCATCGAGGTAACCGGTTATACCCAAGAGGAGAAAGTAGAGATAGCGAAACGCCATTTGGTGCCAAAGCAAAGAAAAGAACATGGTTTGAAGTCCAAGCAAGTGACTTTTGAAAAAGCTGCTTTGGTGAAAATCATTGAGGATTATACCCGTGAATCGGGAGTAAGAGGCTTGGAAAGAGCGATTGGTAAAGTGGTAAGAAATGTTGCCAAATCCATCGCAATGGAAGAGGAGTATGATACCAAGATTACCAAGGAAGCCGTTAGAAAGATCTTAGGTTCAGAAATTTTTGATAAAGAAATTTATCAAGACAATTCAGTGGCAGGGGTAGTAACAGGCTTGGCCTGGACCAGTGTTGGAGGAGAAATTCTTTTTATTGAATCCAGCTTGAGTAGAGGAAAGGGTAAATTGACACTATCTGGTCAGTTAGGCGATGTAATGAAAGAGTCAGCGATGACTGCATTGTCTTACTTGAAGTCACAGGCAGAAAATTTAGGGATAGATCATCGGGTTTTTGATCAATATGACCTACATATTCACGTCCCTGCAGGTGCAGTCCCCAAGGATGGACCTTCAGCAGGGATTACCATGTTGACAGCCATGGCGTCAGTCTATACCCAAAGAAAAGTGAAGGCCAAAGTCGCTATGACAGGGGAGATAAGCCTGATTGGTAAAGTGATGCCTGTTGGAGGAATCAAAGAGAAAATCCTGGCCGCTAAAAGAGCTGGAATCAAAGAGATTATTCTTTGTAAAAAGAATAGGAGAGATATTGAAGAAATTGATGCTCAATATGTCAAAGGCATTGAATTTCATTTTGTAGAGCGTGTCGATGAGGTATTGGAAATTGCTTTATTGAAATCAAAAGTGGATAGAGCAATAAAATTCAATTTCGAATCAGATAAATAA
- the hslU gene encoding ATP-dependent protease ATPase subunit HslU — protein MEHIISLTPRQIVSELDKYIIGQHDAKRNVAIALRNRIRRLMVKSEIQKDIVPNNILMIGSTGVGKTEIARRLAKVANAPFTKVEASKFTEVGYVGRDVESMVRDLVEQSVALVREVKNEEVKVKAAEAVEELILDILIPPVKSAGFTRNSIPADTDSEPSNDAELNERTRERFREKLRNGELDDRKIEINVKASSPVGIGMIGNGMMDDASMAGLQDMISGMMPKKTKKRKLSISEARKVLLEEEASKLIDFDEVKEEAIKLAENNGIIFIDEIDKIASKSGKNGGGPDVSREGVQRDLLPIVEGSSVNTKYGVINTDHILFIAAGAFHVAKPSDLIPELQGRFPIRVELQSLTQEDFSRILREPKNALTKQYQALFEAENVFLEFNDESIEEIARLAFLINQEVENIGARRLHTVMSHLLNDFLFDVPDTIEANSRIMITKEMVQERLTTLVKNRDLSQYIL, from the coding sequence ATGGAGCACATCATTTCACTTACTCCCAGACAGATAGTCTCTGAGTTGGATAAATATATAATTGGACAACACGATGCGAAAAGGAATGTGGCGATTGCCCTGAGAAACAGAATCCGTCGTTTGATGGTGAAATCTGAAATTCAAAAGGATATCGTGCCTAATAATATTCTCATGATTGGTTCTACCGGTGTTGGTAAAACGGAAATTGCCAGAAGACTTGCAAAAGTGGCCAATGCACCTTTTACTAAAGTAGAGGCCTCTAAATTTACGGAAGTAGGTTATGTAGGTCGAGATGTGGAAAGCATGGTAAGAGACTTAGTGGAACAGTCTGTAGCCTTGGTAAGGGAAGTCAAAAATGAGGAGGTGAAGGTAAAAGCTGCTGAGGCAGTAGAAGAACTTATCTTGGATATATTGATTCCACCTGTAAAAAGCGCTGGATTTACCAGAAATTCGATTCCTGCTGATACGGACTCTGAGCCTAGTAATGATGCTGAATTAAATGAAAGGACCCGTGAGCGTTTTCGTGAGAAACTAAGAAATGGAGAGTTGGACGATCGGAAGATTGAAATCAATGTGAAGGCATCTTCTCCTGTGGGAATAGGAATGATTGGGAATGGAATGATGGATGATGCCAGCATGGCTGGGCTTCAGGACATGATTTCAGGAATGATGCCTAAGAAAACCAAAAAAAGAAAATTGAGTATTTCCGAGGCGAGAAAAGTATTGTTGGAAGAAGAAGCTTCCAAGCTAATCGATTTTGATGAGGTGAAAGAAGAAGCGATTAAGCTGGCCGAAAACAATGGGATCATATTCATTGACGAAATCGATAAGATTGCTTCAAAATCTGGTAAAAACGGTGGAGGGCCAGATGTGAGTAGAGAAGGTGTTCAAAGAGATTTGTTACCAATCGTTGAAGGGTCTTCTGTAAACACCAAATATGGGGTAATCAATACGGATCATATCCTTTTTATAGCTGCTGGAGCATTCCACGTAGCAAAACCTTCAGACCTCATTCCGGAGCTTCAAGGGAGATTCCCAATTAGGGTAGAATTACAAAGTTTGACGCAAGAAGATTTTTCTAGAATTCTTAGAGAACCTAAAAACGCATTGACTAAGCAATACCAAGCTTTGTTTGAGGCGGAAAATGTGTTTTTGGAATTCAATGACGAGTCAATTGAAGAAATTGCGAGGTTAGCGTTTTTGATCAATCAGGAAGTTGAGAATATAGGTGCTAGAAGGCTTCATACGGTAATGAGTCATTTACTAAATGATTTTCTGTTTGATGTGCCTGATACCATTGAGGCCAACTCAAGAATTATGATCACAAAGGAAATGGTTCAGGAACGGCTTACCACGTTGGTGAAAAACAGGGACTTATCCCAATACATCTTATAA
- a CDS encoding Hsp20/alpha crystallin family protein: protein MKLVRFNQAEPYFPSTFSGMLDKFFNENMGSSLKHFSPAVDISEDDKSYEIQVSVPGIDKKDFQVELLDGKLTISGERKMEEKKEGKNYHSLETNYGSFSRSFFVPEDILAEEVSATYENGLLTVVLPKKEKKVVKAAIEVK from the coding sequence ATGAAACTAGTAAGATTTAACCAAGCGGAACCCTATTTCCCCTCTACCTTTAGTGGGATGTTGGACAAGTTTTTCAACGAGAATATGGGAAGTTCATTGAAACATTTCAGCCCTGCGGTGGACATTTCAGAAGACGATAAGTCCTATGAGATCCAAGTTTCGGTACCAGGAATAGACAAAAAAGATTTCCAAGTTGAATTGTTGGACGGGAAATTGACTATCTCTGGAGAGAGAAAAATGGAAGAGAAAAAAGAAGGAAAAAATTACCATAGCTTGGAGACTAATTATGGAAGTTTTAGCAGATCCTTTTTCGTTCCTGAAGATATCCTAGCTGAAGAAGTTTCTGCTACTTATGAGAATGGATTGTTAACTGTGGTTCTTCCTAAAAAGGAGAAAAAAGTAGTGAAAGCAGCGATTGAAGTGAAATAA
- a CDS encoding SixA phosphatase family protein gives MKKIILVRHGKSAWDKPFLADHNRPLAERGLRDVPMMAERLKARNIEPDLFLSSSATRAMATAALTGEVFGYPKKNIHADEHLYHASPEKILKIIHHQKDSHQTILLFGHNPGLNELIYLLGGRIDNLPTSGQYGFTFDTDEWEKVSKKNAKVWFVDYPKMKVN, from the coding sequence ATGAAGAAAATTATTTTGGTAAGACATGGAAAATCAGCATGGGATAAGCCATTTTTAGCAGATCACAACAGACCCTTAGCAGAGCGTGGATTAAGGGATGTTCCCATGATGGCGGAAAGATTAAAGGCCCGAAACATTGAACCAGACCTGTTTTTAAGCTCCTCAGCGACTCGAGCCATGGCTACCGCAGCGCTGACTGGTGAAGTTTTTGGGTATCCTAAAAAAAATATTCATGCAGATGAACATCTATATCACGCAAGTCCCGAAAAAATCCTAAAAATTATTCATCATCAAAAGGATAGCCATCAAACGATCCTTCTTTTCGGGCATAACCCTGGACTCAACGAATTAATCTATTTGCTAGGTGGAAGGATTGACAACCTTCCTACATCGGGTCAATATGGCTTTACCTTTGACACGGATGAATGGGAAAAAGTCTCAAAAAAAAATGCGAAAGTTTGGTTTGTAGACTATCCTAAAATGAAGGTCAACTGA
- the rseP gene encoding RIP metalloprotease RseP yields MDTLIMVGQLVLGLSILVGLHELGHLLTAKMFGMRVEKFSIGFPPKIAGFQWGETEYSIGAIPLGGFVKISGMVDESMDTEQMAAEPQPWEFRSKPAWQRLIVMLGGIIVNVITGVLIFFVMVYNNGETYFSRDQVVENGIVAREIAQSIGLKTGDKILDLSGQPYTSINDLSSGSALLEENGYYTVDRNGEILKIEIPRGFINSFNKKEALDEFVDIRYPFQLSVIDKGGAAEKAGITTEDKILAINGKQVTYFDELQSALADAKSKNADITLLRNGDTTHTSVAVTDRGTIDIAVTALIEPVRRSYGLGEAFMKGSERAFTVVIVNAKALGKMFTGEVSAKNVSGPIGMAKIYGDTWDWTKFWTITGLISMLLAFMNLLPIPALDGGHVMFLLYEMISGRAPSDKFLENAQKVGMVILLALMVFAIGNDVLKLFTGG; encoded by the coding sequence ATGGATACATTAATAATGGTGGGCCAACTGGTTCTGGGATTATCCATCCTAGTAGGTTTACATGAGTTGGGACACTTACTCACTGCCAAAATGTTTGGTATGAGAGTGGAGAAATTTTCAATAGGATTTCCACCAAAAATTGCTGGATTTCAATGGGGAGAAACCGAATATTCCATCGGGGCTATTCCATTGGGAGGATTTGTGAAAATCTCTGGGATGGTTGATGAGTCCATGGACACAGAACAAATGGCTGCTGAGCCTCAGCCTTGGGAATTTAGGTCCAAGCCCGCTTGGCAACGATTGATCGTAATGCTAGGTGGGATTATCGTCAACGTAATCACCGGAGTGCTCATATTTTTTGTAATGGTGTATAATAATGGAGAAACTTATTTCTCCAGAGATCAAGTGGTGGAAAATGGGATTGTTGCCAGAGAAATTGCACAATCCATTGGATTAAAAACAGGAGATAAAATTCTTGATCTCAGCGGACAGCCATACACCAGCATTAATGATTTAAGTAGTGGTTCAGCCTTGTTGGAAGAGAATGGGTATTATACAGTTGATAGAAATGGTGAAATACTGAAAATCGAGATTCCTCGTGGTTTCATTAATTCATTCAACAAGAAGGAAGCACTTGATGAATTTGTAGACATCCGATATCCATTCCAATTGTCAGTGATTGATAAGGGTGGTGCTGCTGAGAAAGCTGGAATTACCACTGAAGATAAAATATTGGCAATCAATGGAAAGCAAGTGACTTATTTTGATGAGTTACAATCTGCCTTGGCTGATGCGAAAAGTAAAAATGCCGACATTACTTTATTACGTAATGGAGATACTACCCATACTAGTGTTGCGGTAACCGATCGAGGAACCATTGATATTGCGGTAACTGCATTAATAGAGCCAGTAAGAAGAAGTTATGGATTAGGAGAAGCCTTTATGAAAGGGTCAGAGCGTGCATTTACAGTAGTTATTGTCAATGCAAAAGCTTTGGGAAAAATGTTTACGGGTGAAGTGTCTGCCAAAAATGTAAGTGGCCCGATCGGCATGGCAAAGATTTATGGAGACACTTGGGATTGGACTAAATTTTGGACTATCACTGGATTAATTTCTATGTTGTTAGCCTTTATGAACCTATTGCCAATTCCGGCTTTGGATGGTGGACATGTGATGTTTTTATTATATGAAATGATTTCTGGAAGAGCTCCATCTGATAAGTTTTTGGAAAATGCCCAAAAAGTAGGGATGGTTATCCTTTTGGCATTAATGGTATTCGCCATTGGAAATGATGTGCTGAAATTATTTACGGGAGGGTGA
- a CDS encoding mechanosensitive ion channel family protein, with translation MKRLFALLLFIVSYLPILHAQQNLLVSDSISNELLSQEVTLDSLFITSDSMKLGVKTNLSVGSVLTRVINKAQQHAISLSEIKLELGDNLDTTEISNELPTIKTFADMIKQNISENKDFINLRYLKGLDNLIRTVNEENQKHANNINERVKVYNEIGNKLVEIKSDSLFNLSLKDTTLAPIINSELNSLKKSLRSVDSIFLFSEISLVKFQASASENAILLMEMRQFITENQKRLEKEALGKEINFIWEPSNFEQSITFMEITKQSTLVNLLIIVLYFGRQYLTLLLVLALIIGIYLKIKRIVSKISNENEFASLILDRVKYFRKYTLASTIILIMPFSLIIFKNPPLIFVSILSLLLAIGSTFLVKQQFGSKFHRYWLTFFPAYILIALSGLQWRIAFQERWFILLISVLFIVMGILTLKDLKHKNFTGSIFLRSASIFLIIFQVCSLFLNAFGRFNLSKTFAVTGVINFYRAVGLFLFIMVTMEAVYLFTEYNKKGSNGFTSFFDFQDLQKRMKGFLIFFTSTIWIYGVIWHLGYFDHIYQIVSKFLLEDRVLGDTNFQYGSILLFIIIIYISIFLANNIAYFATMQDQKTSLTRKQRLGSSVLLIRLGVLFVGFFIGATAAKIPLDSIAIVLGALSVGIGFGLQTIINNLVSGIILAFERPIQIGDEIEVGTNAGTVKDVGIRASKIRAYDGSEIVIPNGDLLSQSLINWTLSDKKRRIELIIGVGYGSDMKLVKSVIEKVLERDKVMKVPAPQVLMQTFNDNSVDFRVLFWVESMDIWIQMRAEVMSAIFESFAENNIEIPFPQRDLYIKSLPEIWKEKVSKPGDGLEKPDSENPEV, from the coding sequence ATGAAACGCCTCTTTGCTCTATTACTATTTATAGTAAGTTATCTCCCGATATTACATGCGCAACAAAACTTATTGGTTTCAGACAGCATTAGTAATGAATTACTTTCCCAAGAAGTAACATTAGATAGTCTATTTATCACTTCGGATTCAATGAAACTTGGTGTAAAAACCAATCTATCTGTTGGTTCAGTTTTAACCCGAGTAATTAATAAGGCACAACAGCACGCTATTTCTTTAAGTGAAATAAAGTTGGAATTAGGGGACAACCTGGACACCACTGAAATCAGCAATGAATTACCTACCATCAAAACCTTTGCTGATATGATCAAACAGAATATTTCTGAAAATAAAGATTTTATTAACCTGAGGTATTTAAAAGGATTGGATAACCTGATCCGTACGGTCAATGAGGAAAACCAAAAGCATGCAAACAATATCAATGAAAGAGTAAAAGTCTACAATGAAATCGGGAATAAACTAGTAGAAATAAAAAGTGATAGTTTATTCAACCTATCACTAAAAGACACGACTCTAGCACCTATCATTAATTCTGAACTCAATTCGCTGAAAAAATCTCTTAGGAGTGTAGACAGTATTTTTCTCTTTTCAGAAATCTCATTGGTGAAGTTTCAAGCCAGTGCTAGTGAAAACGCCATTTTATTAATGGAAATGCGGCAGTTCATTACTGAAAACCAAAAACGGCTTGAAAAGGAAGCTTTAGGGAAAGAGATCAATTTTATCTGGGAGCCTTCCAACTTCGAACAATCCATCACTTTTATGGAGATTACCAAGCAGTCTACCTTGGTAAATTTGCTCATTATTGTCCTTTATTTCGGGAGGCAATATTTAACTCTTTTACTTGTACTCGCATTAATAATTGGGATCTATCTAAAGATAAAAAGGATTGTATCAAAAATTTCCAACGAAAATGAATTTGCTTCGTTGATCTTAGACAGGGTAAAATATTTTAGAAAATACACGTTGGCTTCCACGATCATTTTGATCATGCCTTTTAGTTTGATTATTTTTAAAAACCCACCCCTGATTTTTGTTTCCATACTCTCTCTTTTACTGGCAATTGGCTCGACATTTCTGGTTAAGCAGCAATTTGGAAGTAAATTTCATCGCTATTGGTTAACTTTTTTCCCTGCATATATCCTAATCGCTCTCAGTGGCCTTCAATGGAGAATAGCCTTTCAAGAAAGATGGTTCATCCTACTCATTTCTGTGTTATTTATTGTGATGGGAATCCTCACTTTGAAAGATTTAAAACATAAAAACTTCACAGGTTCTATTTTCCTCAGAAGTGCTTCTATATTTCTTATTATCTTTCAAGTATGCAGCCTATTTCTTAATGCCTTTGGTAGGTTCAATCTCTCGAAAACCTTTGCTGTCACAGGAGTAATCAATTTTTATAGAGCTGTTGGTTTATTTCTATTTATCATGGTAACCATGGAGGCGGTTTACCTTTTTACAGAATACAATAAAAAAGGCTCTAATGGTTTCACTTCATTCTTTGATTTTCAAGACCTTCAAAAGAGAATGAAAGGTTTCTTGATCTTTTTCACATCCACCATCTGGATCTATGGAGTAATATGGCATTTGGGCTACTTTGATCATATCTACCAAATAGTAAGTAAGTTTTTACTTGAGGACAGGGTTTTGGGTGATACCAATTTCCAATATGGAAGTATTTTACTTTTCATCATCATCATTTACATCTCCATATTCTTAGCAAATAACATTGCCTATTTCGCTACCATGCAAGACCAAAAAACTTCCTTGACAAGAAAACAGCGGTTAGGTAGCTCTGTACTCCTCATTAGATTAGGGGTGTTATTTGTGGGTTTCTTTATTGGGGCTACTGCTGCCAAAATCCCCTTAGACAGCATCGCGATTGTATTAGGTGCTTTATCTGTGGGTATTGGTTTTGGTTTGCAAACTATCATCAACAATTTGGTTTCAGGGATTATTCTGGCGTTTGAACGACCTATTCAAATTGGAGATGAAATTGAAGTAGGTACTAATGCAGGCACTGTAAAAGATGTGGGGATTAGAGCAAGTAAAATCCGAGCTTATGATGGGTCTGAAATTGTGATTCCTAATGGAGATTTACTATCACAAAGCCTTATAAACTGGACATTATCTGACAAGAAGAGAAGAATTGAATTGATCATAGGAGTAGGCTATGGCTCTGACATGAAATTGGTAAAATCTGTGATCGAAAAAGTTCTAGAACGGGACAAGGTCATGAAAGTACCTGCTCCACAAGTGCTGATGCAAACATTCAATGACAATTCTGTGGATTTCAGAGTTTTATTTTGGGTGGAAAGCATGGACATTTGGATTCAAATGCGCGCAGAAGTCATGTCTGCAATATTTGAATCATTTGCAGAGAACAATATAGAAATCCCTTTCCCTCAGCGGGACTTGTATATCAAAAGTCTCCCGGAGATATGGAAAGAAAAAGTTTCTAAACCTGGAGATGGTTTGGAAAAACCTGATTCGGAAAATCCAGAAGTATAA